The Verrucomicrobiia bacterium genome window below encodes:
- a CDS encoding ATP-binding protein translates to MKKPAKRKVSGKTNKVSIKSGKKSGHWVSDVEFDRLTNSLQEAQDTLDAIRNGEVDALVVHGPRGNQIYSLSGADQPYRVYVEKMQEGAVTISDLGLILYANQRFADMVNLPLEKVIGTEAVAYLANAWPELHNIFKSKKEVIKCESLLERTKGNALPVNLTASHLPLSDQNVICLVVTDLSAQRHSEELRLAKEVAERANEAKDSFLAALSHELRTPLNPALLLASEAANNPALTPEVRSDFATICNSIELEARLIDDLLDLTRIINGKLALNFDIIDCRDALTDAIETIRAEIEQKKISFVLKIDKHPCLVKADTLRLKQALWNILKNAVKFTPAKGQIKVDIHAVTTKGHVAIQVMDTGIGLTQKEIGDIFETFAQGEHAQTYASSPFGGLGLGLSISKKIIKLHSGDIHAQSEGRGRGATFTVELPLAKTPAKAKNGAQVPHASAKAAEERPRYDILLVEDHEPTRKALSHLLNRRQHSVTAVGSAAEARARAEKHEFDLVISDVGLPDSNGFELMKDLQSLYKLRGIALTGYGMENDIVSSHESGFSTHLTKPVRVEALDAALAEAMGE, encoded by the coding sequence ATGAAGAAGCCAGCCAAGCGCAAGGTATCGGGCAAAACCAACAAAGTTTCCATTAAATCTGGGAAAAAGAGCGGGCATTGGGTAAGCGATGTCGAATTTGACCGCCTCACCAACAGTTTGCAAGAAGCCCAAGACACCTTGGACGCTATCCGCAATGGCGAAGTGGATGCGCTCGTGGTCCATGGTCCGCGTGGCAATCAGATCTACAGCCTCAGCGGCGCTGACCAGCCTTACCGCGTTTACGTGGAGAAGATGCAGGAAGGCGCGGTGACGATCTCTGACTTGGGCCTGATCCTTTACGCCAACCAGCGCTTTGCTGACATGGTGAATTTGCCGCTCGAAAAAGTCATCGGCACGGAAGCCGTGGCCTACCTCGCTAACGCATGGCCGGAGTTGCACAATATTTTCAAGAGCAAGAAGGAAGTCATCAAGTGCGAGTCCTTGCTGGAGCGGACCAAAGGCAACGCACTGCCGGTCAACCTTACGGCGAGCCATCTGCCCTTGAGCGATCAGAATGTGATCTGCCTGGTAGTGACAGATCTGAGTGCGCAACGGCACAGCGAGGAATTGCGACTGGCCAAGGAAGTGGCCGAGAGGGCGAATGAAGCGAAAGACAGCTTCCTGGCCGCGCTAAGCCATGAACTGCGCACACCACTCAATCCTGCATTGTTGCTGGCGAGCGAAGCGGCTAACAATCCCGCCCTAACTCCCGAAGTACGCAGTGATTTCGCGACCATCTGCAACAGCATCGAACTGGAAGCACGGCTTATCGATGATCTGCTGGATCTCACCCGTATCATCAATGGCAAGCTGGCACTGAATTTCGACATCATCGATTGCCGCGATGCATTGACCGATGCCATCGAGACGATCCGTGCGGAGATCGAACAGAAGAAGATTTCGTTCGTCCTGAAGATCGACAAGCACCCGTGCCTGGTGAAGGCCGATACGTTGCGACTCAAGCAGGCGCTCTGGAACATCTTGAAGAACGCGGTGAAGTTCACTCCTGCGAAGGGGCAGATAAAGGTGGATATCCACGCGGTAACGACGAAGGGGCATGTGGCGATTCAAGTGATGGATACGGGTATCGGCCTCACGCAGAAGGAAATCGGGGACATCTTCGAGACGTTCGCCCAGGGGGAACATGCGCAGACGTATGCATCGTCTCCTTTCGGCGGGCTCGGTCTGGGGCTTTCGATCAGCAAGAAGATCATCAAATTGCATTCGGGTGACATTCATGCGCAGAGCGAGGGACGCGGCAGAGGCGCGACTTTCACGGTGGAATTGCCGCTCGCCAAAACACCTGCCAAGGCCAAGAACGGAGCACAGGTTCCTCATGCCTCGGCGAAGGCAGCGGAAGAACGTCCGCGTTACGACATTTTGCTGGTGGAAGACCATGAGCCGACACGTAAGGCACTCAGCCATCTGCTCAATCGCCGCCAGCATTCGGTGACCGCAGTGGGTTCTGCTGCTGAAGCTCGTGCGCGTGCGGAGAAACATGAGTTTGACCTCGTCATCTCCGATGTGGGGCTGCCGGACAGCAACGGCTTCGAGCTGATGAAGGATCTGCAATCACTCTACAAACTGCGGGGCATCGCGCTCACCGGATACGGGATGGAGAACGATATCGTTTCCAGTCATGAATCCGGTTTCTCCACGCATCTTACCAAACCGGTCAGGGTGGAGGCATTGGATGCAGCGCTGGCGGAAGCGATGGGAGAGTGA
- a CDS encoding circadian clock KaiB family protein gives MKKDVTTTQAKPKSAKARTTKATVTKTKAKPKPKKAEWNLRLYVAGQTPKSMTAFANLKKICEQHLPDRYSIEVIDLTKQPQLAQKDQIMALPTLVRKLPEPIKRVIGDLSNVERVMVGMDLEAVK, from the coding sequence ATGAAAAAGGATGTAACAACCACCCAGGCCAAGCCCAAGAGCGCGAAGGCAAGAACAACCAAGGCGACGGTGACTAAAACGAAGGCCAAGCCGAAGCCGAAGAAAGCGGAATGGAATCTGCGCCTGTATGTGGCAGGCCAGACGCCGAAGTCCATGACCGCCTTCGCCAATCTCAAAAAGATTTGTGAGCAGCACCTGCCTGACCGCTACTCCATCGAGGTCATCGACCTCACCAAGCAGCCACAGCTCGCGCAGAAGGACCAAATCATGGCCCTGCCGACGCTCGTGCGCAAACTTCCCGAACCTATCAAGCGCGTCATCGGCGATCTCTCCAATGTGGAGCGCGTGATGGTGGGCATGGATCTCGAAGCCGTTAAATAA
- a CDS encoding sugar phosphate isomerase/epimerase family protein: MRFGICNEIFQNWKLEDAMAFAKKAGYDGIEIAPFTIAKYVTEISPAQREEIKAAAKRTGIAITGIHWVLVQAEGMYVTHPDAAIRAKTQQYFVDLVNFCGDIGGKRIIVGSPKQRNLMEGVTYAQAWAWALEVFRPAVKRAEERDIVICFEPLAPAETNFINTAEDGIKFTKELNSPAFKIIIDVKAMCSESKPIPQIIKESHPHFAYFHANDANLKGPGFGDVDFKPIAAALKEVGYDGWVSVEVFKFEEGPEVIASKSIEYLKKVFV, from the coding sequence ATGAGATTCGGCATCTGCAACGAGATTTTCCAGAACTGGAAGCTGGAGGACGCCATGGCCTTCGCGAAGAAGGCGGGTTATGACGGCATTGAGATCGCGCCCTTCACCATCGCCAAGTATGTGACGGAGATTTCTCCGGCCCAGCGTGAAGAGATCAAGGCCGCCGCCAAACGCACCGGTATCGCCATTACCGGCATTCACTGGGTGCTGGTGCAGGCCGAGGGCATGTATGTGACGCATCCGGATGCCGCCATCCGCGCCAAGACGCAGCAATATTTCGTGGACCTCGTGAACTTCTGCGGGGACATCGGCGGCAAACGCATCATCGTGGGCTCACCGAAGCAGCGCAACCTGATGGAAGGCGTGACTTACGCTCAAGCGTGGGCATGGGCATTGGAAGTGTTCCGTCCCGCTGTGAAGCGCGCGGAGGAACGCGACATCGTCATCTGCTTCGAACCGCTCGCCCCGGCGGAAACCAATTTCATCAATACGGCGGAAGACGGCATCAAGTTCACCAAGGAACTGAACAGCCCGGCCTTCAAGATCATCATCGATGTGAAGGCAATGTGCTCCGAGAGCAAGCCCATCCCGCAGATCATCAAGGAATCGCACCCGCACTTCGCCTACTTCCACGCGAACGATGCGAACCTGAAAGGTCCCGGCTTCGGTGATGTGGATTTCAAACCCATCGCCGCCGCGCTCAAGGAAGTGGGCTACGACGGCTGGGTCTCCGTGGAAGTGTTCAAGTTCGAGGAAGGCCCCGAAGTCATCGCCAGCAAGAGCATCGAATACCTGAAGAAGGTGTTTGTGTAG
- a CDS encoding GAF domain-containing protein — translation MSDELADLKARYERLRLLYQVSNVIHSTLDSQEALERIIREAVRIMRASSGSVVLLNPHTGFLEIQAANGLPANAKSLRLRVGEGITGWVARTGKAARVGKVDEDPRYVMVRKNVESELAVPLVVEGEIRGVLNVDSDRMDAFSSDDQSLLEELAMQAAKVIHNTWLYEQLRLKARLFETLASVGQTISSTLNLNDALTVITREACQLMETKMCSLHMLDESGNWLELRASFGAGKLYVNRPPLSLQESLIGIVVRRKKALQVENVQTSSRYQNVETARREGLVSLLSVPLLFGNQAIGALNVYTEEPHNFSNEEIRILSALAELSAIAIEKARLYERIVDVEEQLRQTEKLSALGLLAAEVAHEIRNPLTVLKMLYHSLDLRFDPKDPRATDVRIMGEKMDHMNKIVEQVLDFARNTEPALTEVNVNQLIDDLGLLTRHKLKNQSIEWVRKLAADLPPLMADPTQLEQAFLNLTLNAVEAMPEGGRLTIITRTIRLPRLSPEPTHLVIDFKDTGMGMSQEQRNRAFTSLLNTTKGKGTGLGLMIVRRVAETHRGTVRIRSTEGKGTTMSIFLPLHEASIPLSGTNS, via the coding sequence GTGAGCGATGAACTAGCGGATTTGAAGGCGCGATATGAACGGCTTCGCCTGTTGTATCAGGTCAGCAACGTCATCCATTCCACCCTTGATTCGCAGGAGGCGCTGGAGCGCATTATTCGTGAGGCCGTGCGCATCATGCGTGCCTCCAGCGGGTCGGTGGTGTTGCTGAATCCGCACACCGGCTTTCTGGAGATTCAAGCGGCGAATGGTCTGCCGGCGAATGCGAAATCGCTCCGTCTCCGCGTGGGTGAAGGCATCACCGGTTGGGTGGCCCGCACTGGCAAGGCCGCGCGCGTGGGCAAGGTGGATGAAGATCCGCGCTATGTGATGGTGCGCAAGAATGTGGAGTCTGAATTGGCGGTGCCGCTCGTGGTGGAAGGCGAGATCCGTGGTGTGCTGAACGTGGACTCCGATCGCATGGATGCCTTCAGCAGCGATGACCAAAGCCTGCTGGAAGAACTCGCCATGCAAGCGGCGAAGGTGATCCATAATACCTGGCTCTATGAACAGCTCCGTCTCAAAGCGCGGTTGTTTGAGACGCTCGCCAGTGTCGGCCAGACGATTAGTTCTACACTAAACCTGAATGATGCGCTCACCGTCATCACGCGTGAGGCCTGTCAGTTGATGGAGACGAAGATGTGCTCGCTGCACATGCTGGATGAATCGGGGAACTGGCTGGAACTGCGCGCCAGTTTCGGTGCCGGGAAATTGTATGTGAACCGTCCGCCACTGAGCTTGCAGGAAAGCCTCATCGGCATCGTGGTGCGACGCAAGAAGGCGCTCCAGGTGGAGAATGTGCAGACGTCTTCACGTTATCAGAATGTGGAGACGGCGCGGCGCGAAGGGTTGGTTTCATTACTCAGTGTGCCGTTGCTCTTCGGCAACCAGGCGATCGGTGCGTTGAATGTTTACACGGAGGAGCCGCATAATTTTTCCAACGAGGAGATCCGTATTCTCTCGGCGCTCGCGGAGCTTTCGGCCATCGCGATTGAGAAGGCGCGGCTGTATGAGCGCATCGTGGATGTGGAAGAGCAGTTGCGCCAGACGGAGAAGCTCTCCGCGCTGGGTCTGCTGGCGGCGGAAGTGGCGCATGAGATCCGGAATCCGCTAACGGTGCTGAAGATGCTCTATCACTCGCTGGATCTGAGGTTCGACCCCAAGGATCCGCGCGCGACGGATGTGCGCATCATGGGTGAGAAGATGGATCACATGAACAAGATCGTGGAGCAGGTGCTGGACTTCGCCCGCAATACGGAGCCCGCGCTTACCGAGGTGAACGTGAACCAGCTCATCGATGATCTCGGTCTGCTCACACGTCACAAGCTGAAGAATCAGAGCATTGAATGGGTGCGTAAACTGGCTGCTGATCTGCCACCTTTGATGGCTGATCCGACGCAGTTGGAGCAGGCATTTCTTAATCTCACGCTGAATGCCGTGGAAGCGATGCCGGAGGGTGGACGGCTTACGATCATCACGCGGACCATTCGTCTGCCGCGGCTTTCTCCTGAGCCTACGCACTTGGTCATCGACTTCAAAGACACGGGTATGGGCATGTCCCAGGAGCAACGCAACCGGGCGTTTACTTCGTTGCTGAACACAACGAAGGGTAAGGGCACCGGATTGGGATTGATGATTGTGCGTCGCGTGGCGGAGACGCATCGCGGCACGGTGCGCATCCGCTCCACCGAAGGCAAAGGCACAACGATGAGCATCTTCCTGCCCTTGCACGAAGCCTCAATCCCGCTCTCGGGGACTAATTCCTAA
- a CDS encoding DUF1080 domain-containing protein encodes MTGCSTSDFAGSGSGGSASKPPEGFTALFNGKDLTGWRGGTTFDHRKLLEMSEANRAEQIRKWTDASVKGSMMELGTNTGKAHWYVENDELVNDGFGMYATTEKDYGDFELLLEYKTVPKADSGIYLRGVPQVQIWDYTEEAKFKLGADKGSGGLWNNATNSPGKDPLVKADKPFGEWNKFRILMVGSRVTIYLNDKLVVDHAILENYYDKASKDAAIKANPRPVPAKGPIQLQTHGGEIRWRNVFIREIGSTEANKILSSKNKSGFKPIFSGQDFTGWKGPVENYEIKDSAVYCKAGKGGTIYFNEDLKDFVARVEFQLPPGGNNGLALRYPGEGDTAYVGLCELQVLDTEHEKYAKLDPRQAHGSAYGIAAAHRGYLRPQGEWNFQEVTVKGSVLKVELNGSIILNSDLSTITEYMANKPHPGKERTNGFFGFAGHNDAVGFRNVFIKPLP; translated from the coding sequence ATGACGGGTTGCAGCACGTCGGACTTCGCGGGCTCCGGCTCGGGCGGTTCCGCATCCAAACCGCCTGAGGGCTTCACCGCGCTCTTCAATGGCAAAGATCTCACCGGTTGGCGCGGCGGCACGACCTTTGACCATCGCAAGCTCTTGGAGATGTCTGAGGCGAATCGCGCCGAACAGATCCGCAAGTGGACGGATGCGAGCGTGAAGGGGTCTATGATGGAGCTGGGCACCAATACCGGCAAAGCACACTGGTATGTGGAGAATGACGAATTGGTGAATGATGGCTTCGGCATGTATGCCACCACGGAGAAGGATTACGGCGATTTCGAACTGCTCCTGGAATACAAGACGGTGCCGAAGGCGGATTCCGGCATCTACCTGCGCGGTGTGCCGCAGGTGCAGATCTGGGATTACACGGAGGAAGCGAAGTTCAAGCTGGGTGCGGATAAAGGCTCCGGCGGTCTGTGGAACAACGCCACGAATTCTCCCGGCAAAGACCCGCTTGTGAAGGCGGATAAGCCGTTCGGCGAATGGAACAAGTTCCGCATCCTCATGGTCGGCTCTCGCGTGACGATCTATCTGAACGACAAGCTGGTGGTGGATCACGCCATCCTCGAGAACTACTACGACAAGGCCAGCAAGGATGCCGCGATCAAAGCCAATCCGCGTCCGGTTCCGGCCAAGGGTCCGATCCAGCTCCAGACGCATGGTGGCGAAATCCGCTGGCGCAATGTGTTCATCCGCGAGATCGGTTCAACCGAGGCGAACAAGATTCTTTCCTCGAAGAACAAGAGCGGCTTCAAGCCCATCTTCAGCGGTCAGGATTTCACGGGCTGGAAAGGTCCGGTAGAGAATTACGAGATCAAGGACAGCGCCGTGTATTGCAAAGCGGGCAAAGGCGGCACGATCTACTTCAATGAAGATCTGAAGGACTTCGTCGCGCGCGTGGAATTCCAACTGCCTCCTGGCGGCAACAACGGCCTCGCGCTCCGCTACCCAGGTGAAGGCGATACCGCTTACGTGGGCCTGTGCGAACTGCAAGTGCTCGATACGGAGCATGAAAAATATGCGAAGCTGGACCCGCGTCAGGCGCATGGTTCGGCTTACGGCATCGCTGCCGCGCATCGCGGTTACCTGCGTCCGCAGGGCGAATGGAACTTTCAGGAAGTCACCGTGAAAGGCTCCGTTCTCAAGGTGGAACTGAACGGCTCGATCATCCTGAATTCCGACCTCAGCACCATCACTGAATACATGGCCAATAAACCGCATCCGGGCAAGGAGCGCACGAACGGGTTCTTCGGCTTCGCCGGTCACAATGACGCGGTGGGCTTCCGCAATGTGTTCATCAAACCGTTGCCGTAA
- a CDS encoding FAD:protein FMN transferase, with protein sequence MAKKPLHPLYLRGNFSPVQTVTLACHAMATRFEFVLQGDDATALRAAGEEAIREIERLEAQISIYRPASELSQLNARAAYEPVRVEPRLFKLLQRARQMAEETEGAFDITVAPLMRCWGLMQKEGRVPSADELLTAKACTGWQHLLLDENNFTVRFAMKGLMLDLGSIGKGYALDEAADILRETGVTSALLHGGTSTIYALGHPHGASAWTIALADPQIEGARFIATGSEEIRSRFTPLANVALCDESLSVSAVWGKSFSTNGKTYGHVIDPRLGEPVDGALMSACVLPSATETDALSTALLVGGVKEWEKFSTLRQGMRSLVVGRSEDDLLPEVRALGISPRERD encoded by the coding sequence GTGGCTAAAAAACCTCTCCATCCTCTGTATCTCCGTGGTAACTTTTCCCCCGTGCAAACCGTCACCCTCGCCTGCCACGCCATGGCCACACGATTCGAGTTCGTGTTGCAAGGCGATGACGCCACGGCACTACGCGCCGCCGGTGAGGAAGCCATCCGCGAGATCGAACGTCTCGAAGCCCAGATCAGCATCTACCGCCCCGCCAGCGAACTTAGCCAGCTCAACGCCCGTGCAGCCTATGAACCCGTTCGCGTGGAGCCACGCCTCTTCAAGCTCCTCCAGCGCGCCCGCCAAATGGCCGAGGAAACGGAAGGGGCCTTCGATATCACCGTCGCCCCGCTCATGCGCTGCTGGGGTCTGATGCAGAAAGAAGGTCGCGTGCCTTCCGCCGATGAATTGCTCACCGCGAAAGCCTGCACTGGTTGGCAACATCTCCTGCTGGATGAAAACAACTTCACCGTCCGCTTCGCCATGAAAGGCCTGATGCTCGACCTCGGCTCCATCGGCAAAGGCTACGCGCTCGATGAAGCCGCCGATATCTTGCGCGAAACCGGTGTGACGAGCGCCTTGTTACACGGTGGCACCAGCACCATCTATGCACTTGGCCATCCGCATGGTGCATCTGCATGGACCATCGCACTCGCTGATCCACAGATCGAAGGCGCACGCTTCATCGCCACTGGCTCGGAAGAAATTCGCAGCCGCTTCACACCATTAGCCAACGTCGCTCTCTGCGATGAATCCCTCTCCGTCTCCGCCGTCTGGGGAAAATCTTTTTCCACCAATGGCAAGACCTACGGCCATGTGATCGATCCTCGCCTGGGTGAACCTGTCGATGGTGCCTTAATGTCCGCGTGTGTGTTGCCTTCCGCTACTGAGACGGATGCGCTTTCCACTGCACTCTTGGTTGGTGGTGTGAAGGAATGGGAAAAATTCTCCACACTCCGGCAAGGTATGCGCTCTCTAGTTGTCGGTCGCAGTGAAGACGATTTATTGCCTGAAGTCCGCGCCTTAGGAATTAGTCCCCGAGAGCGGGATTGA
- a CDS encoding c-type cytochrome domain-containing protein, producing the protein MKTPLLSALAITATVAVLSSALAVDTSKLPLPAPRKVDFVKEIYPIFAEKCISCHGPDKQKGKYRMDTKEHAMKPGSDGPFFIPGNSEKSPMVHIVAGLIEEGLMPPPSDKPGESVPLTKEQISLLRAWIDQGAVWPEGEIKMTAKEITFAADIKPVFDKSCVSCHGSTKAEGGFKADTREGVLKGGDVYGAAVKLDAAARSPLVIIVSGKDGDIPQPEKHKLSAKEAELVQKWIEQGAK; encoded by the coding sequence ATGAAGACGCCTTTACTTTCTGCTCTGGCCATCACCGCCACAGTTGCGGTCCTCAGCAGCGCATTAGCCGTGGATACGAGCAAGCTGCCTTTGCCTGCGCCGCGCAAGGTGGATTTCGTGAAGGAGATCTATCCCATCTTCGCGGAGAAGTGCATCAGCTGTCACGGACCGGATAAGCAGAAAGGCAAGTATCGCATGGATACGAAAGAACATGCGATGAAGCCCGGTTCCGACGGCCCCTTTTTCATCCCCGGCAACAGCGAGAAAAGCCCCATGGTCCACATCGTGGCCGGCTTGATCGAAGAAGGACTGATGCCCCCACCGAGCGATAAGCCCGGCGAAAGCGTCCCGTTGACCAAAGAACAGATCAGCTTGCTTCGCGCCTGGATTGATCAAGGTGCCGTGTGGCCTGAAGGCGAGATCAAGATGACCGCCAAAGAGATCACTTTCGCCGCCGATATCAAACCCGTCTTCGATAAATCCTGCGTGAGTTGCCATGGCTCGACCAAAGCTGAAGGCGGCTTCAAAGCTGACACGCGTGAAGGCGTGCTGAAAGGCGGCGATGTCTATGGTGCCGCCGTGAAGCTGGATGCCGCTGCGCGCAGCCCGCTAGTGATCATCGTGTCGGGCAAGGACGGGGACATTCCGCAACCGGAAAAACACAAGCTCTCCGCGAAAGAAGCCGAGCTGGTGCAGAAGTGGATTGAGCAGGGGGCGAAGTAA
- a CDS encoding circadian clock KaiB family protein, translating to MKTKAKKVTAKRKQAKKKPPLNETATFEKLLKKATGVEHYTLRLYITGSTPRSSQAVKNIRSLCEEYLPGRYDLEVVDIYQQPLEAADEQVIAAPTLIKKMPAPMKRLVGDLSDRDKVVVGLNLKSKTQPDGKIKWVKV from the coding sequence ATGAAAACCAAAGCCAAGAAAGTCACGGCCAAGCGCAAGCAGGCCAAGAAGAAACCGCCCTTGAATGAAACGGCCACGTTCGAGAAACTGCTCAAGAAGGCGACCGGCGTTGAGCATTATACCTTACGTCTCTACATCACGGGTTCAACTCCGCGCTCCAGCCAGGCGGTCAAAAATATCCGGAGCTTGTGCGAAGAGTATTTGCCGGGACGCTATGATCTCGAAGTCGTTGACATCTATCAGCAGCCTTTGGAAGCTGCCGACGAGCAAGTCATCGCCGCGCCAACATTGATCAAGAAGATGCCGGCTCCAATGAAACGCCTGGTGGGCGATCTGTCCGACCGGGATAAAGTGGTGGTGGGCCTCAATCTGAAGAGTAAAACGCAGCCCGATGGAAAAATCAAATGGGTGAAGGTCTAG
- the kaiC gene encoding circadian clock protein KaiC produces the protein MSKLVKINSSDILKKVPTGITGFDEITGGGLPAGRPSLVCGSAGCGKSLFATEFLVRGALQYGEPGVLMTFEETAMDIRKNVASLGFNIANLIDRKKIYIDHVHVERSEIEENGEYDLEGLFIRLDYAIKMVGAKRVVLDTIETLFSGLSNQAILRSELRRLFGWLKERGMTTVITGERGDGALTRQGLEEYVSDCVVLLDHRVNGQISTRRLRVVKYRGSTHGTNEYPFLIDAEGMSVLPVTMAGMDYEVSNERIPSGVPELDQMLGGKGFYRGSSILLSGTAGTGKTSMSAHLAEATCKRGERCMYFSFEESPSQIMRNMKSINVDLRKYVDNGQLKFHSTRPTVHGLEMHLVMMHKMIEEFKPTVVILDPVSNMQSAGTLDDSTNMLIRLVDFLRKKKITGFMVTLTSGRSVMESTDEGLSSLVDTWLLLRDVEIGGERNRLLYVLKSRGMAHSNQVREFTITSKGIKLEDVYLGTEGVLTGSARLSQATKAEAEQKIAKDEMERKKMAIEHRRRAVEAQIEALRAGFKIEEEEYSRVAANSMARLKQVETDRLAMAAKRANKR, from the coding sequence ATGAGTAAGCTCGTGAAAATCAACTCCTCCGACATCCTCAAGAAAGTTCCTACCGGTATCACCGGTTTTGACGAGATAACTGGTGGCGGTTTGCCAGCAGGTCGTCCTTCATTGGTGTGCGGTAGTGCCGGTTGCGGCAAATCCCTCTTTGCCACGGAGTTTTTGGTGCGTGGAGCATTGCAGTATGGTGAGCCGGGTGTGCTAATGACGTTTGAAGAAACGGCCATGGACATCCGCAAGAACGTGGCATCGCTGGGGTTCAACATCGCGAACCTGATCGACCGGAAGAAGATCTATATCGACCACGTTCATGTGGAGCGCAGCGAGATCGAGGAGAATGGTGAGTACGATCTGGAAGGGCTTTTCATCCGGCTCGATTACGCCATCAAGATGGTCGGCGCCAAACGTGTGGTGCTGGATACTATCGAGACGCTTTTCTCCGGTCTGAGCAACCAGGCGATCCTCCGCTCGGAATTACGCCGCCTCTTCGGTTGGTTGAAGGAAAGGGGCATGACCACGGTGATCACGGGTGAACGTGGTGATGGCGCACTCACGCGCCAAGGGCTGGAAGAATATGTTTCCGATTGCGTGGTGCTGCTGGATCATCGGGTCAACGGGCAGATCTCCACCCGCCGGTTGCGAGTGGTGAAGTATCGCGGTTCCACCCACGGCACGAACGAGTATCCTTTCCTCATCGATGCGGAAGGCATGTCTGTGCTGCCGGTGACGATGGCGGGTATGGACTACGAGGTGTCCAACGAGCGCATCCCCTCGGGTGTGCCGGAACTGGATCAGATGCTGGGAGGCAAAGGTTTTTATCGCGGCAGTTCCATTCTGCTCAGCGGCACAGCGGGCACGGGCAAAACGAGCATGTCCGCTCATCTGGCGGAAGCCACGTGCAAGCGGGGTGAACGATGCATGTATTTCTCCTTTGAGGAATCGCCCTCGCAGATCATGCGGAACATGAAGTCCATCAATGTGGATCTCCGCAAGTATGTAGATAATGGGCAGCTCAAGTTTCACTCCACGCGTCCCACAGTTCATGGACTCGAGATGCATCTGGTGATGATGCATAAGATGATCGAGGAGTTTAAGCCTACGGTGGTCATTTTGGATCCTGTCTCCAACATGCAATCCGCTGGCACGCTGGATGACTCCACGAACATGCTTATCCGCTTGGTGGATTTCCTGCGCAAAAAGAAGATCACGGGCTTCATGGTTACCCTTACCAGCGGCAGATCGGTTATGGAATCGACGGATGAAGGATTGAGTTCGCTGGTGGATACGTGGTTGCTCTTGCGCGATGTGGAGATCGGTGGCGAACGCAACCGTCTTCTATATGTGCTCAAGTCCCGTGGCATGGCGCATTCCAACCAGGTCCGCGAGTTCACCATCACTTCCAAGGGTATCAAATTGGAGGATGTTTACCTAGGCACGGAAGGTGTGTTGACCGGCTCAGCACGCTTGAGTCAGGCCACCAAGGCAGAAGCCGAGCAGAAGATTGCCAAGGACGAGATGGAGCGCAAGAAGATGGCGATCGAACATCGCCGCCGTGCCGTCGAGGCGCAGATCGAAGCATTACGCGCTGGGTTCAAGATCGAGGAAGAAGAATATTCAAGGGTCGCTGCCAACAGTATGGCGCGGCTTAAACAGGTCGAAACCGACCGGCTTGCCATGGCAGCCAAACGGGCCAACAAGCGATAA
- a CDS encoding transposase, which yields MENPPESNKPVKDWPHAPVHRLEGNGNYMVTAATVDKVHLFQGSDHLDALESSILKLSKQYGWQLEAWSVFPNHYHFIARGNPDSKSLRQLITHIHSESARELNKAMRKPGRKVWHNFWDSKLTFERSYLARLNYVHQNPVKHGMVPVANQYRWCSAAWFERTATPAQVKTIYSFKTDGLDVPDDF from the coding sequence ATGGAAAACCCACCTGAATCTAACAAACCGGTCAAAGACTGGCCACACGCTCCCGTTCATCGCTTGGAAGGTAATGGTAACTACATGGTCACTGCGGCCACTGTCGACAAAGTGCATCTCTTTCAAGGATCCGACCACCTCGATGCCTTGGAAAGCTCTATCCTAAAACTTTCCAAACAATACGGCTGGCAATTGGAAGCATGGTCCGTGTTTCCAAATCACTATCATTTTATTGCTCGTGGCAATCCTGATTCAAAAAGCCTGCGCCAATTGATAACCCATATTCATTCTGAGTCTGCGCGTGAATTGAACAAGGCCATGCGGAAACCGGGCAGGAAAGTCTGGCACAACTTCTGGGACAGTAAATTGACCTTTGAACGTTCCTATCTCGCCCGGTTGAACTATGTGCACCAGAATCCGGTGAAACACGGAATGGTCCCGGTCGCTAATCAATACCGGTGGTGTTCGGCGGCTTGGTTTGAGCGCACCGCGACACCGGCTCAAGTGAAGACGATTTATAGTTTCAAAACTGATGGTCTTGATGTGCCGGATGATTTCTGA